Genomic window (Oncorhynchus mykiss isolate Arlee chromosome 28, USDA_OmykA_1.1, whole genome shotgun sequence):
CACTCTAGGCTCAACCTCTATGGGCTAGGCTCGTCCAAAACTCAGGTGGACTCAACGCTTTGTGATGTGGCTGCTGTGCTTCTCTGTCTCGGTAAGAACCTGCTGCAAACCGTTACATGTGAAACTTCACATAAAAAATAGCCTAATTTCTCTTGAGAATCCCTATGTTCCACTGAATAGATATGGTACACACTGTACTGGATTTGTCCACCACGTGTGTATCAGTGGCTTGCCTTGAGATTAAGGACTGACATGCATGACCCAGAATGCTATTAAAACCGTCTGGCAGTCCGAGGTGAGAGCAATCAAGCTACTGAATGGTTCAGTGTGGTATGCTAATTGAGACAGGTGAGATGACACTTACATACCCCACAGGCCCCTCTTGTTCATCATCTATATTTACTAAATGGGTTGCGCAGGACCTGTCTGGACACACTGGTGGGCTATGGCTGATTTGTTCAGCTTGGGTTGGTTTGTGGCCAAGACAATAGATTTGTTTACTTTGTTGATCACAATACATCTCTAAAAGCTTGGTCACAGAGCCCAAAGGTTTGGGGAAAAACTGATTTAGGATAACCAGACTGGTCATAGAAACTAATGCCCCAGTGGTTCAATGACTGCCCCTTATTAGACAGTGAAACAATCTGCAGTTTCTGCATCCATTTTGGATGTATAAATGAATatgtatccattgattcttgaagaatataacttttaAATAAAGGCCTCATGAGCTTTATAAGCGTGTTTTTCTCTCCaaagtttgtaaacaaagtagatgttaaaacactatatagcctcaacatgATTGAAACTATAGGTTTGAAATCATggctggtcagtccttgcatccatagctctgtctaagAATTTGAGcgattacatttctccagccctatccctcagctttttaacGAAACAGGCGGCTAGGCACTTTATTGTTTCAATTACGGATTGCCACTTTGTCATTAATTGGGTTGATAGACCAGTCATGCTTTCTCAGTGCTATCCTGTTCCTAAATGTTCAGCCTTGTGGTCGCCCCTGGTTTTCCTAGGTGATGAGCTGGAGTGCATGCGGCCCAGTGTCTACCGGAACGTGGCGAGACAGCTCAACATCTCAGTAGCCATGGAGACCATGGTTTCTGATGCCTTCGTTGCCGTGGCAACAGAGATATTCGCAGCAGGTGAACAACTTCAAAGGGTTGGGGGTTGATGTTGCACAAGCTGACCAGTCAGGGCTGATTTTTGGCAACACACAAGAACATCAGGTGTCTGGAACAACTGTCCTATTCCGTCACTGGTACATGAAGTCTCTGCTGTGTAAAAGCATCACACAGTAGCCTACATCTTTATTTTCTGTACATCGTGTTTTTCTGTCTATTGGACAGAGGCAAGTTGAAACTTTGACAAAAACATGCATTTATCTTTTATCTAACAGCTCACATTCCGTCACTAGTACACACAGTTTCTGCTATGGATCATGTCACTAAAGAGCGAAAAGGTAATTCAATGCCATACATTAATTACTGCTACAGTACAGCATGGGTCCCCTGGACTGCATTAATAATATGTCGCTCAAACTTGGCTCTGTGTCTGGAAAgataaaaatagcctacattcGAAAGCATTTTTCGGGCAGGCATTTAGGCAGAACTGTGACTGTTTTGACGTCACCAGAGGCATTTTGGAACACCGTGGGATTCCTCCAGACAGAAAAACAAACCTTTGACCAAGACAACGTTGGTCTTTTGGGATGTGGCGTTAAACGGCAGTATATTTATTAGACTAAAAAAAGATGAGCAAGATTCCTTACATTTAATGATTGCAAAAGAGATGAATGAGCAATGATTTAATTGTCAATCAAATGCTGCACTCAGAATAATGGATTGTAATGGATCAAATTCCCAACTCTGATCATGAACTGTAATTAAAAAAACGATTGAAAGTGTTTCAACTTCCAACCATAGACCATTATGACATCATTGGATTACATTCGATAAGGATGTGCTTTGGCTAGACGTTCCGTATAACCTCGTCTCTCGTCTTTTACTCATTGCCAAGTGCACAAACTAATCTTGCTTCCCCAATGTCCCCGatttctctcccttcccttctcttcctccatcttcTCCTTATCCCCAGACAATCTATTCTTGGCTGGGTCATCTCACGCCAGGGTCAGATCTCTGTAGGGAGTTAGACGACGTGAGTAACTCCCTGTCCCAGAGGGAGTTAGCTTGTTTAAGCCTTCCCTGAGGTCCATAGATCCCTAGAACCAGGTCATAGGTCAGTCAGTGAAGGCAAACAAAAAAGGCTTAAAGGAGGCTAATGCCATTAGCCTTCTTGTTGCATCACAGTCGTATGAATAACTCCTGTTAGTCACCAACAGGTGTGCAtttctttgtttatttttttaacaatttTAAGCTCTTGTGGAAAATAGTAGAAAAATGAATGTAAATAATGATTATGAAAAATGGCGTTAGGTACCccagcggttaagagcattgggccagtaaccgaaaagttgctggtttgaatccctgagctgattaAGTGAAAAATATggctttgagcaaggcacttaaccctaatcactcctgtaagtctctctggataagagcgtctccTAAATGACTATAATGCAAAGAAAGAAGCAGTACTGCAGTGTTACTTCATCTATAAATATGGGCAAATGGCTCTTCTCTAAACGCTGATGAAGGATGCCACCGAAACGCGTTTGTTCTGACCTCTGAAAATATATACATCAAAGCAGACTATTTCAGTGAGTGCAGGTTTTTCCGTTCTTCAAGCCTCAGTCATGACAAGGCTGACAGCCAAACGGCTTTACTAGGAAACTAATGACCATTTCTTTGATGTAGAGCTCAGATGCGACCGCAACcgtcttgctctttctctctggatAATGGACATACTGTACAGTTGACTTCTGAAGTATGCAGTGTCTTGGGACTATCTCTGCACTAGACTGCAGCATGTAGAAGTAGAGCAATTTAAAATTATGTACAATGGGGTCTGAAATTGACACCCATAAtaaaaatttgcaaacattttcaatatttcaaaccacaggttttcaagtCCAGAGAGTGGAGACTGAGATGTcaatgcaaaatgttgatttttgttGCCAATTAACCATGTCTTTGTAGGTTTTGACACGTTCCTGGGGTTATTGTCTGGAAGAGTTTCAGCcgcctggcagaggcaaccaggtttttggctaaaatgtcctggtactgggtaaagttcatgacgcctttgaccttaacaagggccccaggaccagtggaagcaaaatagccccataacatcaaagatccaccaccctattttacagtaggtatggggttattttctgctcatGTATTCTTATTGCTGTGCACGGCCAAAGAGTATTTTCTTGACATCCAACAAATATAAATGCCTGTTTGCTAAATGGCATTGGCACATTGAACTGGAGCTTTTGGTCACGACAGGAAAAAAAGAGCTCTTATGGTCATCGGCATtgtgaactttacccagtaccaggaggctgaaacttggcttAACACAtcaaaatatgcaaataaatggtTTATTGGCcacaaaaatcaacattttgcaatggccatctcagtctccggacttgaaatccatggaaaacctgtggtttgaatggAAGAAGGCCCACCATAAGCTCAGATGAAGGACATTAAGGATCTGGAAggatggtctaagatccctctcGGTGTTCtacaactcataaaacattttagaaaaaggctcagtgcagtTAAGGCATTGAAAACGAGTGTCAATGTTTACCCCtactttttgttgttgattgTATAACAATTAATCTTTCTCTGAGCAAATGTATTACTATAAAATATAAATACCCCTCATTTTTTGAGCCTCTAATATAGCTCAGCATTTGACTTATTTAATTTGGTCatttttgctaatctttatcaatAGTGTCAATTTCGGACCCCAGTGTATTTGAATTGGGACCGGTGAACTGCAATGCACACTTATCAGTCTGCCTCAACTGTTTTGATATGAGCTATGTTCTTTTCATTAATGTTGCAGTATTGCAATAAATAGTATGAAGCATCGTGATCAACTAACCACAATCAGCAAACTGATCCGTGATTCTCGCTCTCTCGTCCATAGGTATCACATGGGGGAAGGTGGTATCTATGTATGCCGTGGCTGGGGCTCTGGCGGTGGACTGCGTGCGACAGAACCAGCCAGCTACGGTCCAAACCATAGTGGACAGCCTGGGCCAGTTTGTCCGCAAGAACCTGGCCCCTTGGCTGAAGAAACGCGGAGGATGGGTGAGTGGCTGGACTGTTGTTGACCAAGGGACAATTTCGTAACAACCACATCGTTGTGGTTCTTCGAACACACGACAGCGTCATTGCTCAAAATAGTATGCAGCTTCATCTGGATATGTAAAGTTTAACATTCACCTTCTACATTTGTTCGACAAATCCTATGTATGCACCACACCGAACGCGCCGCCTCTGCAACGCAATCTCAGCGTTTCATTGGAAATGAAAAGGTAATtttggtgtaccaaaatgcaatgacgctgtcggtgtATTCGAAGCAGGATGCTTATTGAAGCACAGCAGACCTTCCCCTCAATGTAGTTTTTTGAAGGATGCAGTTTAGCCTATGCTGCCCTCTAGCGGTTCAGTGGAAATGTACGGGCAACATTAACAGAGATTTTGGCTTCTCAATTGTCTTTTCTTGATTCCTTACATCGCCCTCCTTCAAATATCTTAGATCTACGGTTATTTTCCTGACCTTCAATGCATGttgatgtaacggatgtgaaacggctagctttgCAAAGAATGTCCTGACAGTTTCTCTTGGGCaatgtccgtctgtccgtctgacGTTGGAAATGCCTGTCTTTTTTCAGACGGACATTAAGAGGTGTGTGGTGAAGTTAGATGCCGTTCCTCAGACCCATTGGCTGTCTCCCATTGCCCAATCCTGCAAGCACTTTCTATCAACACTGTAcatctacattatgaaggagccATGAGACTTGGAAGAATTCAGGTTGAAAGAACACGCGCTTGAAGTCCTGACATTTTCTGGAAGATTGATGGCTGTCTAAACAGTGACTTTCCTTCTTGCCAAGTACAAGTCACAGTATCACATTTGTACAATCAAACAATGACTGCTCTTCTTCCAAAGAGTAGTGAGTAAATTTAATGTGGGTAGTTCCACCAATTAGGTGCCCTTTTTTACTGCAACCTAATTAAATGTCATTAGAGAAGATGATCAACTTAAGAAAATTCCACCCAAAGtcttggtatttgtttcattagactATTGTtgagtcccaaaatgttttgcatgtcaacaATAAAGTTTGATGTATAACTTTCCAAATACAGAAATGTAGCCCGTATGATGCATCAGACTACAAGTCAAAATGCTGAATGTCattttccatgtggtctatattaaagggcacttaatttaacaggcttttaaaatgtaatttgtgcacaattaaaatatcaaagggacgcaaaGGAACTTTGGAACAACCCATTCGCTTAAGATGATCAACTTTTGCTCAATGTACAGAACCATGTATCTTTCAGTGTCGTAATGCATTTTCCACTACTGTGTCGGAGTGAGTACTGTGGTAGGTGCTCATACCGCTGAAGTGAGATCCAGTCTGACACCTACAGCATATCATCTCTGGGACTTTACACTGAAGAAATTGACAATAAATCCAATGATTGTTTTGCTGCACCACTGTAGAGGACATGAATTGTATGATGAGCTATTCATGTTGTGGGATGCAACAGTCTAGCCAGGCTTTGCACACTTTACACTGCTGAATTTGCTAACAGATGGAACAGAACGTTAACCTTGCATTTGTTGCAATGTTTTGCtatggtgtgcactaatgaatactcCCGTTGATTACAGGACAGAACGATGCCCATGGGGGATATTTTAGAATGTTGGATCTTTTTAAATCTTAATGTATTTTATTCCGATACTGTAGTGATGATTGAATCTAAAAGTATCTTTCCTGTGGTCCAGTTTACTTATTGTGCTGTATATACTTTCATATGCAAAATAAACTTTTAAACACTATTGTGATAAGTGTTGTAAACAGGAGTGAAATCACCAATTAGATTATTTGTTTTTATTCCACTTATCCATTGGGTTCAATATAGCCTCTGAGAAGGACAACTTGATTATAGTAGCATTAAATTAAGGGCTGAACACACTTAAATAGCTGCTTGTGTAACAAGTGATATCTAGAATCGGTTTATCCTCCCCAAACCCCAATGGGAGAAAACACAACACTAACCTAGATCAGCATTAATTAAGGGTCGGGAAAATCAAATTAACAAAGTCTAGTGCTTGTTATTACGCCGTCACCTCCTGGTGGTCAAGAGGAGCGACGGTAGGTGATGTGCAAATGCTGCATAAGTGGCCCACCCTCCATCGCCATGGAGACAGTCTGCTCAAGCTTCCCATCCGGTCTCAGCTGGAACACTCTGGAAAtctgagggagagaacaggaaTCCATCAAATCCTAATTACTGTGGTTTAACCAGAGTAGTGCACTTGACACCAGAGAGTATCCAATTGGAAGGGAGCTTGTTCAATTCTGTAACACTATTGGATCTGTCCATTTTGGAAAACTTGACGTAACACATGTCAAGATCCAAAAGAACCAGAAAGTTGTAAGCAACTTGGCACAAGGTAGTTTCTAAGCCCAAGTCCTAAGCTCCCTGGTATTTACAGATCAGGAAATAGCAAAGCAGTAAGTTGTTTTTGGACCAACCATTGAATATCTATTAGGGAAATAGGCCAAATTTTGTTGGATCGAAAAGAGTATCAACAGACTGGAAAGTGGCAGTCTCACCTGCTGTACATGGGGTTCTTTAGCGAAGGAGGTTCTGGCCAGGGCATGGGTGTGTAGAGTTAACTGCTGTCCAGTCAGGTCTCCTTCCTCAATCTCCACCAGGCCTGTAAAGTGAACTCCAGATTTATAGGAGGTTCGATCTCATGGACAGATCAATGCAAACAACTGATACTGTAAAATCTGTTGAACTAATAGGATGATGAGCAGCAGTAGTGGTGTTTTGTCACTGATTATTTGgacaaaaaattaaaaaaaaaaaaaaacatttggaggggacatttggccataacttgcaaagagagagggtggaactCGTTCTGTTTCTGCTCCAGTTCTAGTAGCTTTTCATCTCTTCTCTCAATACGTATGGAACCAGAACTTAAATCGAGCCGCTGACTAATTACGTGAGACTTCAGATTTGGGTTATCTGAGATTAGAGGTTCAGACCTGGTTTAATAGCGTAGTTGAACTGACAGATGAAAGATTGCAGATTCAAGTCCCACTTGGGCAACGCTCTAAATGATCTGAAGGGTAAATCCAGGCTAGGTCTAAGCATTGAACAGTCTCGTACCTGAGTTCTGTGCTATAATGAAGGCTACTCTGTTGCCGCCTGGTTGTATTCTGATGAAGCCACACTCCCTGTGCATAGGTTTCTTATTCTCAGCATGGAATGCATTAAACCTGCAGAACAGGGGAAATAAATGTACACGTGATTATTATAACACTACGTTCATCCTAGCCCGGAAACCCAATGTCGAATTTCGTGTGGGGCATAAATTAGCATTTGGATCAGAAATTTCCTCATGACCTTTAcgagccagaatgttgaataaaattatatttgGAACTTACTTTACCGGTTGTCCGTGTGGTTGATCCTTTTGCAGGTAGGAATGAGAGACAATACATCCACAGGAAAGTTGATGTAATTATACTTTTCAAAGCGCTGGAAGTGCGGAGGTTTCTATCAAAGATACTGGCCAAACTTGTGCACGTTTACATGGTTCTGCGCAAGCAAATATCAAAGGCGGCATTCAAACAGTACAAGAACATTAGCCAGCAGGAATCCTCTCATCCGGAAGCATATTGTCGCTGGAGATTTTAACTTGGGAGGAACCGATGACATTTTTGTCCAAAACCGATATTTTGCTTGCAAAAAAAACCCAATACCGATAACCAataacattttagtggccttaagcattctagtacagttagtTTGTTGGCCTTTACCCATGTCCCTATTACCAGTAAAACAATCAAACCAATTTGTTCAGTCTCAatcaggatttcatcatacatgtcaagcagtgaagtttcagctctgtccaTGGCCTCTTCCTCAGTACACACTCGGTGTCcttttccatcttgtccagctgtctAACATTTCATGTAAACCCTGCTTGTTTGCGTCGAAGTagaggtccttgtacctagcatggTGGCGACAGTAAAGGAGATTCTGAGAAAATGCTACCGAATTGCTTATTCACAGAGTACTTGTAGAGTACTTTTGCAAGTTAACCCCATGGTCTGTGTCatcagttttgttgagcaggcttTTAAATGCCATGAAAGAGGGTATCACCTTCTGCTGCAGACGCAGTTGATGAACAACTGAATTGAGAAATACGTTCGAGTGGAGCTAGGAGTGTGTTCAAGTTTCAAACAGGTTCTCAAATTCCATTtaaaatggcagcagcggtatgagaaccagcacattgaGCATGCAATACGGTTTTCCTCAGTATGAAATCCtcgtcgacccactgtgctgtcagactcagcatgctcatggaGCTgatatcgctggtccaaatgtgaagctaatagcagtgacgaccatagcaagtagctcatggaTGTGGGTTTCAACAATACTGTGCAACTCCGGTAGggtaacatctgaaaaatagtgtctacttggtagtgtgtaccggggctcgaccagtcggcgaaagccaacatcagagaacggttgattgtcaagggcaatgatttccattatcttggcgttgatggatttcgcctttgagttgtcttgctgaaatgttcactctttcaaatgactgctcgacttgaactTGTTGGAAGTGCGCTTagtatttttctgcttttgttctgtgtagcGCAGTATTTTTCATGCAGTCATTACatctacgttatataggtatgcacgtcagctttgacatcggtatTAAGCTAGAAATCGGGCCGATGTTGACATTTATCTAATATCGTCAGATTCCAATATGCTTACCGATATCATGCATCCCTAATTTTAACCAAATTATTCCAAAGTATCACCAACATGTATCCTAACCCATGATGCTTGACACCAAGCTCAAAGTCCTGGGTCTGGACaacaccctctgcaactggatcctggactaccTGATGGACAAACCACAGGCTGAGGATTgacaacaccaccacactactctTAGCACAGGTGTGTCTTcagccctctgctgtactcccgGTTCACCCACGACTGACTTTGCGCGACACCAACTCTACTGAAGACACcacggttgtaggcctgataaccaacaacgagtcagcctatagggaggtgggaACTGAACTGGCATTgaggtaccaggacaacaacctctcatcCAATAATCAGCAGAACAAAGAAGTTGACTGTTGACTTCAGAAAGCAAAGGGAACATGCCCTGATCCACAGCAACAAGACTGCATTAGTCAGCATTTTCCACTGAGGACTTGACATGGACCAATAACACCACCAGTCAGGGGTGCAACTGCGCTGCTACTTCCTAAGGCGGCTGAAGTGATTTGACAtgccatccccctcctctcccaataCTACCGctacaccatcaagagcatcctgaccagttgcatcatgGCCTGGTACAGGAATTGCTCTGTCCACAACCGCAAGTCCCTCCAGCAGGGGGGTGAAGACGGCCCAGTGCgtcacccatccaggacatctacttgaAACAGTGCACGAGGAAGTCTCGCACATCATCatggaccccacacacacaccagctgttCACTTCCTTACAGTCAGGCAGACGGTatcagagcatgaggtctgatagaaactgtctctgagcctgttggtatctaCAAACtgtcagactgctgaacacttggtCAGTCCAGTTTACCTGCTGAGTCTCTGCACACATGACCTGTACACTTGCCCCCCCCAATTCCTGCCTTCcccaaaacatttaaatattggACTCTAAAATTGttcctgtattttatttattctaTTCAGCCATTTACTTTGTTCATATTCTTATATAttgttatttcttattgttgcattgtcaagaaggaacctgcaagtaagcatttccttGGGTGATGTTTACCATGTAGAGAGCTTGGGActaaggttctatctgcattttTGTCCAAATGTTATTGACAGCCTAGTTAAaatgttctctacctatataGTACTCAATCCCCATTCATGTTTGATAAATTCAAGATAAAAATGGCTGACACTTCAGAAATGTAAAGCCAATCATCTTAGAATCATCTTTTTTTGCAGAAAAGTTTATGTAATtctactttcctgtggatatgtctcacacacaccaacctgCAAAAGGACCAACCACACAGACAAAAGGTAAAGTCaatcaaaatataattttattcatCATTCTGGCTTGGAAAGGTTGTGAGAGGAAACGTCCCTGACCCAAACACTCATTTATGCCAGACGTTGAATCCAAAACAATTAGTCATTTAGctgacgcttttatccaaagcaacttatgTCAAATGTATGCACGTATGACTATGTATGGTCATTACTGGCGCACTACTATACCAACTGAGCTAGAAAGGACATGATTTTTAAAAATCATAGCAGGCTAAGCGCAACCTTGACAGACTCCTTGTGTAGTGTGATTTTTGTTAGGCCTGCTGTACCCTAGTCAGCTGTCAGTCCAACTCACATGAAGTTGATGACTGGTTGGCCCACATGGGAGAAGTGCAGTCTCTCGTTGTAGCGGAAAGGCGGTATGGAGGAGAAGGAGCCCTCTCCTGGCTCATCGGACTCCCAGACCCCGAGAAGCCAGTCCAATGCCAGCAGTGCAGGGTTCAGCTCAGCTATGGGAGAACACAAGGGCTTCATATAGGGGACAGTCATTTGCGTAGGCCTAGCCGGACAACCACGGCGCATATCCAATGTCGACATAGCCTATGAGCACACAACAAAAACTCATAGTCGCTTGCCACTTCAGCTCCACCTATACGGGTTGCGTTGCTTTACTATTAATTGTTGCTAGTGGTTGTACTAAGGCTATTTTCTTGCCTGACAAAACCTGGGCAAAAAATGTGGGCAAACTCTgggcaaaaaaatgtaatatacacatcAACATGAGTGCATTTTCATAATCACAGTAAACTTATAATagaaaaatgtataataatataaaACTAAGACTGAATGTGCCTCCATGAAGAATCCCCTCACCAATAGGTCTCTTTAccctcaataggacacccccagcacctccaccatccccatcaacaggacacccccagcacctccacatCAACCCCTCAATAGGACatccccagcacctccaccatcaacacctcaataggacacccccagGCAAGAAAATAGCCTTGCCGAAATCCCCCgttctaatttccttaattttgtgggTAGAGTCAAAAATTGTGGCAAACAGTCAAATtctttctatagaacaaacttcgTAGGCAACCGAAATTAATAATTCAAGTGTGTTATATTAAAACCgagggagtaaaatgtaggcAAGCAAGACACATTTTAGAACGAATAGTCAAATAAGACATGGAGAGattataaataaatgtatttgccAAAATTCGTAGActaatacacttgaaacaaatagccaaaccgaaaaAAGTGTCTTCGATCaaatgactttaaaaaaaatgaaacgcAGCCTAACGTGATCAGAAACctcaactagcaagcaagtcgcagcaatgaagaattgagtgGCAGGGGGAGCTTTCCGGTACAATACccgcagtgggagaagatggcgTTAGATGGATTTTAGCCGACGTTATGCAAAttctcatcgattaaacatttgaCCTCAATACATTTTTATGTTTCCAAAACTATaatatgttatgaacagagtgaaCTACGTTTTGTAGACTTTATCCTTTGCCAAAGTTTTAATTTGGCGTTCTTCAGAACTAATGCAAGGGCGAAATGACTTATTGCACAGCACACATCAGTGTAGACGTACCCTATTGGAAATAAGCAAATGTGGGCCTATGCTAGAACGagccaataggatctcactaggTTGTGCTTGGCTCGCCCACCTACTTgcgttttatttaactaggcaaatcagtttcttaatcaaatcaaattcttatttgcaatgacggcctaccggggaacagtgggttaactgccttgttcaggggcagaacgacagatttttaccttgtcaacttcTAACCAGATCTGTTCTGCCAACACAGTACAATGTGTGGTTCTGACTCACTAATCCAAGGTTACGCGTACTACACGTACTATATGAATGGTGTGATAATATTGACCTTTTACAGTGGGGTGATTGTACTCTAATCGGGTGGATTAATTTGCTACCATTGGAAATGACTGGCCGTGGtccatcttgggttagttataaaataACTTTGGTTTAGCCCGAGAAAACAATCTCAGGACAGGATATAGCTGGGCGCACTTGCTACTAGGCTAATTCAGGACACTCATGCCTTGATGTAAGGAGCTGGCGGCAAAACGTTTGATTAAACAAGTCAGAGACAAACGAATGCATCAAATTACATATTTAAAGAGAGCGAATAGATAGATATACAATCCCTAAATCAACTAACTGGCAATAGTAAAACAAAAGTTTAAAACGATTGAGTCAACCTTAATCTAGAAAATGAATAGTGAAGTCGCCGTATGGTTGAAGTGTAGAAGGGCCAtaagcaaatgtataaaatgtgTTTCTTGGGCCGTTATCGATATCATGAATCTAACCTTATAGCCAACCTACATAAAGCGCAATGTCGCAAGTGTTATTTATAAAAACGAAATAAAGTAAAGCTAGATCTATCGGGTAAAATTGTATCGAGTTG
Coding sequences:
- the LOC110508964 gene encoding bcl-2-related ovarian killer protein homolog A isoform X1, with amino-acid sequence MEVIRRSSVFAAGVMEAFDHSPSDKELVSKSKALCRDYIHSRLNLYGLGSSKTQVDSTLCDVAAVLLCLGDELECMRPSVYRNVARQLNISVAMETMVSDAFVAVATEIFAAAHIPSLVHTVSAMDHVTKERKGITWGKVVSMYAVAGALAVDCVRQNQPATVQTIVDSLGQFVRKNLAPWLKKRGGWTDIKRCVVKLDAVPQTHWLSPIAQSCKHFLSTLYIYIMKEP
- the LOC110508964 gene encoding bcl-2-related ovarian killer protein homolog A isoform X3, giving the protein MEVIRRSSVFAAGVMEAFDHSPSDKELVSKSKALCRDYIHSRLNLYGLGSSKTQVDSTLCDVAAVLLCLGDELECMRPSVYRNVARQLNISVAMETMVSDAFVAVATEIFAAGITWGKVVSMYAVAGALAVDCVRQNQPATVQTIVDSLGQFVRKNLAPWLKKRGGWTDIKRCVVKLDAVPQTHWLSPIAQSCKHFLSTLYIYIMKEP
- the LOC110508964 gene encoding bcl-2-related ovarian killer protein homolog A isoform X2, with amino-acid sequence MEAFDHSPSDKELVSKSKALCRDYIHSRLNLYGLGSSKTQVDSTLCDVAAVLLCLGDELECMRPSVYRNVARQLNISVAMETMVSDAFVAVATEIFAAAHIPSLVHTVSAMDHVTKERKGITWGKVVSMYAVAGALAVDCVRQNQPATVQTIVDSLGQFVRKNLAPWLKKRGGWTDIKRCVVKLDAVPQTHWLSPIAQSCKHFLSTLYIYIMKEP
- the thap4 gene encoding THAP domain-containing protein 4; this translates as MACPFHQSAELNPALLALDWLLGVWESDEPGEGSFSSIPPFRYNERLHFSHVGQPVINFMFNAFHAENKKPMHRECGFIRIQPGGNRVAFIIAQNSGLVEIEEGDLTGQQLTLHTHALARTSFAKEPHVQQISRVFQLRPDGKLEQTVSMAMEGGPLMQHLHITYRRSS